The genomic window ATCGACGGCGGTGTTTGGCACCTCGATGTCGGCTCATCACATCCTGGGGCTGAAGTCGGTCCCAAGGGTATGGCTGTTCGCCATTTAAAGTGGTACGCGAGCTGGGTTCAGAACGTCGTGAGACAGTTCGGTCCCTATCTGCCGTGGGCGTTGGATGATTGAGGGGAGTTGCTCCTAGTACGAGAGGACCGGAGTGAACGAACCGCTGGTGTTCGGGTTGTCATGCCAATGGCATTGCCCGGTAGCTACGTTCGGAATCGATAACCGCTGAAAGCATCTAAGCGGGAAGCGAGCCCCAAGATGAGTCATCCCTAGGTCTATAAGACCTCTAAAGAGCCGTTCGAGACTAGGACGTTGATAGGCATGGTGTGTAAGCGTTGTGAGGCGTTGAGCTAACATGTACTAATGACTCGAGAGGCTTAACCATACAACCCAGATGGGTTTTGCTAAGCGAACTTAGACAGAATATAAACACTTAATGAAGTGTGGACTCAGAAAACAAACAGCTTTCCGAATTATTAAATAAGATAAGAGTAGATTTTAGTTTCTAGAATCTAGCAGCACGCAGTGCGCACTTGAGTCTTGTTTAAAACCGAATTTGCTTGGTGACAATAGCATTGTGGTCCCACCTGATCCCATCCCGAACTCAGAAGTGAAACGCAATCGCGCCGATGGTAGTGTGGGGTCTCCCCATGTGAGAGTAGGTCATCGCCAAGCGCCTAATTTAGGTTTCCACCTTTAGATAAAGGTGAAATCAAAAAAGATTAATCATCATTGATGATAAAGAATTGCTGATATGGCTCAGTCGGTAGAGCGCATCCTTGGTAAGGATGAGGTCCCCAGTTCGATTCTGGGTATCAGCACCATTACAATCTAGTATATTTTCCTAGAAACAAAATTTGCTTGGTGACAATAGCATTGTGGTCCCACCTGATCCCATCCCGAACTCAGAAGTGAAACGCAATCGCGCCGATGGTAGTGTGGGGTCTCCCCATGTGAGAGTAGGTCATCGCCAAGCGCCTAATTATCTCATTGAGATGTAACAAAGCCAGCTGAATAAGCTGGCTTTTTTGCGTTTGGTATTAATTCAACTCTCTAAATCTGCTCAAGATTATCTTCATAATCTTTAATACCAATTATATTAATTATGTGATCTAATTGGTCATCAGTTTTTAATCATACAAAATATGAATCATCCCCACATTGCAGCCTTAGTAAAATCGGAGAAAAGTGCACGCAAACGTATGCGCTATCTTGCCTTACTCCATTTCACTGAAGGTCATTCTCGTACCGCCATCGCAAGCATGCTTAAGGTCAGTCGAACCAGTGTCAATCGCTGGGTCACCGCCTATTTAACCCATGGGCTGACTGGCCTTGACGATGCGCCCAATCCGGGCCGTCCTGCGACACTGTCCATCGCACAGCAAGCTAAGCTTAAAGCGTTCGTACAGCACAGAAGTCTATCTGAACAAGGTGGCAGGTTAATGGCCAAGGATGTCGGCCTATTTATTCAGTCTGAATTTGGTGTGACGTTCAAGCAAGCAAATATCTACCGCTTGCTGCATCAACTTGGCTTCTCATGGATTACCACTCGCTCTCGCCACCCGAAACAATCTGAGGCTATACAAGAGGCTTTTAAAAAACTTCCGGATGGCAACGATCCTTAACACACCTGGGCACGTTGCACTCGATCGCATTGACGTTTGGTTTCAAGATGAAGCCCACTTTGGCCAACAGAATACCACCACCCGTATTTGGGCTGAGAAAGGGACCCGTCCACG from Shewanella putrefaciens includes these protein-coding regions:
- a CDS encoding IS630 family transposase (programmed frameshift) yields the protein MNHPHIAALVKSEKSARKRMRYLALLHFTEGHSRTAIASMLKVSRTSVNRWVTAYLTHGLTGLDDAPNPGRPATLSIAQQAKLKAFVQHRSLSEQGGRLMAKDVGLFIQSEFGVTFKQANIYRLLHQLGFSWITTRSRHPKQSEAIQEAFKKFRMATILNTPGHVALDRIDVWFQDEAHFGQQNTTTRIWAEKGTRPRAVKQQQFESAYLYGAVCPATGATQAIIAPHANSEYMNEHLKLISTATAFGRHALVIMDGAGWHQQDLADDFDNLTRLKLPSYAPELDPIELVWQWLCQYVLANLCFSSYDDKCSIAWNIFIAKKLREIEVCHRQ